Proteins from one Gilliamella sp. ESL0443 genomic window:
- a CDS encoding Grx4 family monothiol glutaredoxin: protein MTTLDKIKRQIAENPIILYMKGSPKLPSCGFSAQAVQVLSQCGVPFAYVDILQNPDIRAELPKFANWPTFPQLWVEGELIGGCDIMLEMFQTGELQTLIKETAENHKND, encoded by the coding sequence TTGACAACGCTTGATAAGATTAAACGCCAAATTGCCGAAAATCCGATTATTCTTTATATGAAAGGTTCGCCAAAATTGCCAAGTTGTGGTTTTTCAGCTCAAGCTGTGCAGGTGTTATCGCAATGTGGTGTGCCGTTTGCGTATGTTGATATTCTACAAAATCCAGATATTCGTGCTGAATTGCCAAAATTTGCTAACTGGCCAACCTTTCCACAACTTTGGGTTGAAGGGGAGTTGATTGGTGGTTGTGATATTATGTTAGAGATGTTTCAAACAGGTGAACTGCAAACCTTGATCAAAGAG
- a CDS encoding pyridoxal phosphate-dependent aminotransferase, whose product MHKLAYRLDHFSDSVIRRMTRIANQYQAINLSQGFPDFDPPKPLIDALKQAADCGPHQYEITWGSAEFRRLLAKKQQKLMQIDINPDENVLVTCGSTEAMMCAVMTVCNPKDKVIIFSPFYENYGADAILSDATPIYVPLIPPTFEFDKQQLREAFEQGAKALILCNPSNPCGKVFTKDELDYISQLAIEFDAYIITDEVYEHMVYAPHKHLYLASFPNMKERTICCSSLSKTYSITGWRLGYIIADKRIIDGCKMIHDFLTVGAAAPLQKAACAGLALGDDYYQQLTETYTAKRRLFLNGLDELGLAYYEPQGAYYVLVDISAFNPFKTDFEFCEWLIKEVGVAAVPGSAFFKHPEYRYIRFHFAKQEPTLIAALERLSKLKEKLLCLKN is encoded by the coding sequence ATGCATAAACTAGCCTATCGACTCGATCACTTTTCCGATTCGGTTATCCGTCGGATGACTCGGATCGCTAATCAATATCAAGCTATCAATTTGTCACAGGGTTTTCCAGATTTTGATCCGCCGAAACCTTTAATCGATGCGTTAAAACAAGCTGCCGATTGTGGTCCTCATCAATATGAGATCACTTGGGGATCAGCTGAGTTTCGGCGTCTGTTAGCTAAAAAGCAACAAAAGTTAATGCAAATTGATATCAACCCAGACGAAAACGTGTTGGTAACTTGTGGTAGCACCGAGGCGATGATGTGTGCGGTAATGACGGTTTGTAATCCAAAAGATAAAGTTATTATCTTTTCGCCGTTTTATGAGAATTACGGAGCGGACGCCATTCTTTCTGATGCCACCCCAATTTATGTGCCTTTGATCCCGCCGACATTTGAATTTGATAAACAGCAACTTCGTGAAGCGTTTGAGCAAGGCGCTAAGGCGCTGATTTTATGTAATCCTAGCAATCCTTGTGGCAAGGTATTTACTAAGGATGAGCTTGATTATATCAGTCAATTGGCGATTGAGTTTGATGCTTACATTATTACCGATGAAGTATATGAGCATATGGTTTACGCTCCGCATAAGCATCTTTATTTGGCAAGTTTTCCAAATATGAAAGAGCGGACTATTTGTTGTAGCTCGTTGTCGAAAACCTATTCGATAACCGGTTGGCGCCTTGGTTATATTATTGCTGATAAAAGAATTATAGATGGTTGTAAGATGATCCATGATTTTCTTACCGTTGGCGCTGCTGCCCCACTACAAAAAGCAGCTTGTGCAGGGTTAGCTTTAGGGGATGATTATTATCAACAATTGACCGAAACTTACACCGCTAAGCGCCGTTTATTTTTGAACGGATTAGATGAGTTAGGCCTTGCTTATTATGAGCCTCAAGGTGCGTATTATGTTTTAGTGGATATTTCGGCGTTTAATCCATTTAAGACCGATTTTGAATTTTGCGAATGGTTAATTAAAGAAGTCGGCGTAGCAGCTGTGCCGGGATCGGCCTTTTTTAAACATCCTGAATATCGTTATATTCGTTTCCATTTTGCTAAACAAGAACCAACGCTGATTGCAGCTTTAGAAAGATTATCCAAACTTAAGGAAAAATTATTATGTTTAAAAAATTAA